From the genome of Ananas comosus cultivar F153 linkage group 16, ASM154086v1, whole genome shotgun sequence, one region includes:
- the LOC109721961 gene encoding urease accessory protein G, whose product MASHYHPHDHDDDHDHHHDRSDASAMSWVGADGRVYHSHDGLAPHSHEPIYSPGYFEQRAPPLPSRDFEERAFTVGIGGPVGTGKTALMLALCQVLRDKYSLAAVTNDIFTKEDGEFLVKHGALPEERIRAVETGGCPHAAIREDISINLGPLEELSNLYKADLLLCESGGDNLAANFSRELADYIIYIIDVSGGDKIPRKGGPGITQADLLVINKTDLAPAVGADLGVMERDALRMRDGGPFVFAQVKHGVGVEQIVNHILQAWEAATGNKRH is encoded by the exons ATGGCGTCTCATTACCATCCCCACGACCACGACGACGACCACGATCACCACCATGA TCGCTCGGACGCGTCGGCGATGTCGTGGGTCGGGGCCGATGGTAGGGTTTACCACTCCCACGATGGCTTGGCGCCGCACTCGCACGAGCCCATCTACTCCCCCGGATACTTCGAGCAGCGGGCGCCGCCGCTCCCTTCTAGAGACTTCGAGGAGCGCGCCTTCACCGTCGGCATCGGCGGCCCCGTCGGCACCGG GAAAACGGCTTTGATGCTGGCACTTTGCCAAGTCTTGCGTGACAAGTACAGTCTTGCTGCA GTAACTAATGATATATTTACCAAAGAGGATGGCGAATTCTTAGTGAAGCATGGAGCACTTCCTGAGGAACGGATTCGTGCTGTTGAAACAGGAGGCTGCCCGCATGCTGCTATACGAGAAGATATAAGCATAAATCTAGGTCCTCTTGAAGAGctttctaacctatataaagcaGACCTACTACTCTGCGAATCTGGAGGAG ATAACTTGGCAGCCAACTTCAGCAGAGAATTAGCCGACTACATAATTTATATCATCGACGTCTCTGGTGGTGACAAGATACCGAGAAAAGGTGGTCCAGGGATAACACAGGCCGACCTTCTG gtaaTAAACAAGACGGATCTTGCACCAGCAGTTGGAGCTGATTTGGGGGTTATGGAGCGGGATGCACTGAGGATGCGGGACGGAGGACCCTTTGTTTTTGCTCAG GTAAAGCACGGAGTGGGCGTGGAGCAAATCGTGAACCATATCTTGCAAGCATGGGAGGCGGCAACTGGGAATAAGCGCCATTGA